TTGTATCATGTATGATTGTTCATTAAATTATATTTTGAAAAGGGAAATAAAAAATGTTTAATTTGTGAagaaaatatttatatttatttaaattgaAAGTTGGTATTATTTACCgttaaataaatacaaaaattgaAGAAAGTTGACTGCTAGAGTTTCCCATGCCGACGTTAGTTACACGTCTCAACACCATGTCCTGTCTAGTCACTACAGGAAAAACAGAGTTTTAGCGGCGACAATTGTCGTTGCTAAAAGTACCATTTGTCGCCACTAATGGTATTAGCGGCGACTTGtcaaaatagtaaaaaaaaaaaaattctataatCATTCAACAAAAATACTAATCATTCAAAATGCATATGAGCAGCCATGAAAGCTCTCAAAAACTCATTTAACAAAAATAGTATGTTAAATCAATTGAAGTTACAGAACATATGAGCAGCCATGAAAGCTCTCAAAAACTCAATTAATAAAAATACTAATCATTCAAAATACAAGATCTTTCATCAAGGGAAAAAAGAAGGGTAAAACAACCATTTTACTGTAATAATGTATAGTATATTTTTGCACCCTTAAGACCTGACCTCTCCTTTAAGCAGCACCAATTGATGAACTCAACACCTGGAGCTACAAAAGATCAAACATCGGGCAAAATATTTAACATTTTTTTCGGTTAGTGACGTATAGTTTAATGTAAATTGTAACCTTGATGGCTAAATTAAATACCTTATTTACAAGAGTGTTTACTTGTTCTCTGTACGTCTCCTTCAGGTCCACGATATCAGCCCGAAGTTCTTCAAGCTACACAACAAATAATTTCATGATATGGGTCATGTACAGGCATATAGCTATAACTAAGACGTACAAGTGGATTCCATGGATGCCTGGTATTAAATGAGAAGATAACAATTTGATCAAAAACGTACCTCTGCAGTCATTTTAACCAACTCCTCAGCAAGAGAGTCCCGAATGGATTCCATGGATGCCTGGTATTAAATGATGaatatttcccctttttaaaaatattaattacatTTATAAAAGATGTGAAATTACCAATCTGGACATGTAAGATGCAAGTTCACCCTCCTTGTGTCGAAGAGCAGCTTCAAGGGCATTCGGCAAAAAACCAAAGCTAAATCATCTAAAACCTACAAGTGCAAAAAACCAGAGCTAAATCATCTAAATAAGCTTAAAACACGTCTAAAACCTCAAAGAAGTGCATGTTTATGCTATCCACCTTTCTTACTCGGGCTCTTGCTTTTTAAGTGACTTGCGCCTAGGCCCAAGGCTCACCCGGCCTTTGCACCTTTGCCAACTATGGTCTAAACATATGACTTACTATCTAACTCTTTCTTTCAAAAGAACAATTCAAAAAATACAGAAAATAATAACAAATCCAAATCGATAACAATTAGCAAACGATCAAACATACCGAGATCCCAAACTTGAAacttatattgttatattgcacCGTCTCTACATTAAACCCGAACGCTGCACAGAAAAACTCCACGTCAGTCCACacaatcaatcaacaaatccaatCAAACATAAACAAGAAACAGAACCAACTTGGAATAGCGGAGACAACTTCACCCATTTGAAGCCGATCTAAACACCAAATCAACAACCATTACAAACAGGTGATGGACACAAAACCGACTCCAGAGCAAAAGATACACCCTGCAACAATAGCATTGAGACCTGAAATACACAGCAACCTAATACACTTGACACCAACCGAACCCAATATACGAGCGTTTGCCCAGCCCAATGCCGGCATATATCCATACCTGTACAGCTTTATTTTCAGCCACGTCCAAACGTATTTTCCAGCCATATACGGCTAGGGATGAGTGtagtaccggtaccggtactgaaaatcATCAAAACTGGGTACCGGTAGCGAAAATGTTCGGTATGGGACTGGTACCTATCGTTTTGTTGATCAAGGGCCATAATATTGCAGTGAGTTCGGTGTAAATCTCCAACCAAATATGTTTATAAAGTTCATTTTGTACTAATATAAAGCTCATTTTGTACTGAATTATATATATGTTGTGTTAAAATTGCATATTAAGCTTTTTCCCCAAAATTGAAGATATTTTGTATGCTCAAGTGTATTTGTAGCCAGATATCTACTAATCAAACAACCCTAGTTCACAACCAGCTTTTCACACATAAATCAACAATTCACCAGATTTTCAAATGGTTGACCTTTTGTTTTCCATTTAACAGGATTTCAAGCAAATCAAACGAACAACAATTAATTTGTGCTATCAAGACCAACAATTAGTTTGACTTTTCAACTTCCTATTTAGGGTTCCTAAATTATATCCATCTTCTTCATTTAATCAATATATACCAGCTGCAAGTTAATATTCTTCTAAAATACGCGAGCCTAAATAGTGTTCCAATTACACAAATCAAACACTGCAAAGTAACTCCGAATTCTTAAAAAACAAGATGAAAATATAAACTAACCTTAAGGGGGTTCGTCGGGTGGTGAGAACAAAAGCTCCAGTGGTCGTCCGGTGGAGGTTCGTCCGGTAGGGGATTAAAGGTCGGTGATGGTGTGGGTGTGGGTGTGGTGTGGTGTTCGGTAGTGGCAGAATACGGTGGTGAGATTGGAGGTGATTGTTGATTACAACTGAGAATGCTTACAGTAGTGAGATTGGATCTGGTAGCGTGATTTTGGAGGTTGGTAGGGTTTTGCTGCAAATGTAAATTTGGGGGAGATTGAGAAAAAGTGACCCTGGGAGGGAGGGAAAAACCCCGCCTTTTCTGATAAAACCTTAGCCATTGATCAT
The sequence above is drawn from the Helianthus annuus cultivar XRQ/B chromosome 12, HanXRQr2.0-SUNRISE, whole genome shotgun sequence genome and encodes:
- the LOC110912013 gene encoding uncharacterized protein LOC110912013 isoform X1 yields the protein MRYDQWLRFYQKRRGFSLPPRVTFSQSPPNLHLQQNPTNLQNHATRSNLTTVSILSCNQQSPPISPPYSATTEHHTTPTPTPSPTFNPLPDEPPPDDHWSFCSHHPTNPLKIGFKWVKLSPLFQLEELRADIVDLKETYREQVNTLVNKLQVLSSSIGAA
- the LOC110912013 gene encoding integrator complex subunit 3 homolog isoform X2, with amino-acid sequence MRYDQWLRFYQKRRGFSLPPRVTFSQSPPNLHLQQNPTNLQNHATRSNLTTVSILSCNQQSPPISPPYSATTEHHTTPTPTPSPTFNPLPDEPPPDDHWSFCSHHPTNPLKLEELRADIVDLKETYREQVNTLVNKLQVLSSSIGAA